The nucleotide window ataacaacaATAATGGTATTTTATcagagaaaaaaaagagaaaaatatttccttaaaaatgtatgagaacatatacaatatattttaaacgTCCTCAATTTACACACATGTTATTGACTAAATTATTATGTCCAATTTTTCACATTCTTTTTTCATAACTCCTCTTTAAATTTGATATACGGATGATATACGGATGATATACGGATGATATACGGATGATATACGGATGATATACGGATGATATACGGATGATATTGCTTTTGCTcgcttttcatttttatatacttttatccataatattttttttttaataaacttATTTTCACAGAAAAAACAAGCCAAATATGAATAACgtgcacatttttttttttaaattgtaaaataatttatcaacatatactattttatcacctttatttaaattttctcttttttaatacaatactaaataatttgttgtttataaaaatataattctaaaataacacaaataaaataaggcaatatttttgtaaaatatcaTAACCTTCTAAATACATATACTAAGAGTGGAAACAAAATTTAttacaaataatttattttcaatttctCTCTTCAAATTTGTCCATTTTATTAGTTTGGCTATAATATTcctaatttataaaatttttttttttttttttttttaacttttaaaATCAAACTTAAACAAATGTACATTTTGCCTGATCATTGACAATCGAtagcttaaaaaaaaaaaaaatcgtctaatataaaaattatcaaaaaaaataataaaattaaaacgTTATAATTATCGAAAAATAAATTGAATTAAAAGTGTACATACATGAGTATGTATGTGGTATGGTCATATATTTCAACACCCTTAAGATGAAACAAccaaaaattattatataacttattttaacaaagaaaaaaaaaaaaaattgaaaactTAATGTTCCGAAAAATTATGTTGACATATTGTTTGTTTTTTCCAaagaaatgaataaatatgaagCAATAAAAAATCGtataatacataatatacataAGAAGGTTACAAAAGGAAAGAAACATGGAAATACCTTTGCACATAACACTAGTAATAATACATGTAACATAAATGATGGAACATTTATTGATCTTCGAGAAAATTATAGCAGTAATGAAGATAAACAaagtgaaaatgaaaaagacaatgatgataaaaatataaaaacttgtaatatagaaaatgaagaGAGTAACGAAGATAATCAATATTTAACTTATTATAATGATGGATATTTAAGAAATTTTCTTAAAACTGCAATTGTTAGTCCATgcttaaatataattttgggaactaattttatttcctttttaaaCGAAAAAGAAAGAAACAGAGTTTCAATGACATGtaaacttttattttttgaagttCATTCAATAAATAATCtaaaacaattatataaaaataaattcataaaaaatatacaaaggAAATTTATTTGGAAAGCTATATTATTAgctgaaaatatatatatgaatgaaaatcaatataatgaatatcaaaaaaaaaaaagttgttatgataatataattgaaAAAGACATTAATAGAACATTTCCAAATaatccatattttataaatcgAAAAGAAGATAtgcaaaataaattatcaaatatattaaaaatatgttcattatattttaaagatATCGGTTATTGTCAAGGTATGAATTATGTTGCTGCAATATTGTTATTagtttttcaaaataatttagaCGCAATACGTTGTTTTATTGCCTTATTAAAAGGGTTTAATTTAAAAGgcatgtttatatataaatttccacaattaaaaaaaattatatatcaattaaatatattaataaaagcTTATATGCctaaattgttttattattttaaaagaaaaaaaataaaaatcgaTTTCTTTTGTATAAATTGGTTTATGACATTATTTTCTCAAGATTTAAGTTTTGAAAatacattaaaattatgggatatgttttttttatttggcattaaaattttaattaaatttagtCTAGCTATTTTATATCATCATCAACAAAAAATTCTGACCATGTCATATGATCAAgctttaatttttcttaaatCAATTACTAAGTTACCCTTTACTAATTATCTTTTTGAAGAACaaaacttttttaaatatttaaataaatttaaagtaACTAATCGAATGTTAagacatattatattattcaaaaaaaataatgaaaaggTAGAAATATGTgttgacaaaaaaaatattggcAAAGTTAAATGGTCTTTTTTGTTAAAACAAAATTCAAAACAactcaaaaataaaaattttaataataacacacacataaaaaaaatatcattttttgataaGTTGATCGATAATATAGTATATAAAGCTTCCTCTATAATGGTACCAAGAAATCCTCCTAACCTAATTTATAATGATCAACAAAATAGACAATATAAACATGCTAGCCTAGGCGCAAATGTGTATActgataattttaaaatacccgatataaattatgaaaataaatttccTGAACATACATATTCAAATGAAATTTTAgctagtaataataattgccttggaattaattttaatactaATTTATTTTGCGGTACTACTCAAAAACCTAAAAACGAACAAGTTAATCACGACGATAAGAGAGAATATATTGTATCTGACCAACAATCTTTAATGGAATCAAATATGTATTTTGACTTAAATTTGACAAAATAAATTCTTTGAAATATGTACAACTATAGCTAGTAATGGAAAAAAGTTGTAtactaaaatttttttttttttttttttttgaaaaatacagccaaaatatattcaatCATCTTTGGTCAATTATGTTACTAATATTTCGAATCGCAATATCTCAAAAAAGTATAATccaaaaattataatggcTACGAATGtaacaaataatattttattcgaTTATGAAAAATGCATATTACTTTCATATATGTAATCAAGACAATGCTCTTATCAATTCTgatcattattatcaattTATGAACCAATCATACAAATGAAGATAGTACATGTACAAATGCATAAACGAATATGACACATAAACACgatcatatatttttgttccatttatataatagcaTAACacactttattttatttctcatttactttaaattatttcatttCGACATTTAAATTGCCTTCTTTTAGGTTTTTAcgactttttttttccctcCTATTTaaacacatatatatgtatatattttattgtcacatttttatgttataaattcatcattatttcatttatggATTTTGTGTACATATACTACATATCTTTATCAAcgtttaaaaatatatatttattccttcctttttttcgattagttaatttatttttttatttaaaaatgtaattattatttttttattttttttttttctatatataccTATGATTGGTGCCGTTTTCTTTTGTTtgtatatttcatttaattttatgttttatatattaatgaataaACAAGTAAACATTATTTTAACGAAAAAATTGCATATCCATTTGAtcatagaaaaaaaaaaaaaaaaaaaaaagagattGGAAATAATAAGGGAGTATATATAAAGAGGGAAGGAAAAATGTTTCAACctctcaaaaaataaaaaatattataaaaaaataaatgaataaatgaataaattttttgtatgtaaaatttattcacaaaaaaaagaaaaataattagATTAGTTTAATAGTATATTAccaatttttatgtatattgtGATTTGTTATGGTGTGAGTTCCATATAggtacatgtatatatatatatatgtaacatATACCGAATTATCTAaccttatttattttttgctgTTTTTACgaatgttaataatataaggCATTTCAAAATGTCTAGTCGACTATTAAAAAAGTTCTTAAAAGAGCAAAATAGAGATgagataaacaaaataaatcaatCTGTGGAAACAGAATCGTTGCCTCTAAAGCCTGGTcctaagaaaaaaaaacaaattttcaaatatttgGAAGAATCACAAAGTGATGAAAATACAAGTGAAAGTACGACTCAGGTGGAGGGAGATGAAAAAACAATCCTTTTTAGCAAAAATGCacaaaatcaaaataaacaaaaaaaagggGGTTTAAGTAAAAAAGATACCGAACAACATACAAAACAAGAAACAGAGGaaaacaaaaagaaaaaaaataaaaaaaaaaaaaagaaaaaaaataaagacgACGAACTCGaagaattattaaataaaattggtGAAGAACAATATGAGAAGCAAAAACAAGAacgaaatataaaaaacccAAAACACCCAAGCAATAGCAATAGCAATATTAATAGTGGTGAATTCGCAAAGGAAAATCATGAGCTAAGGGAAGAAGTCAAGCTTTGGGCATGTACacatgaaaaatataaatattgctTAAAactagaaaaaaataattttgatgtAAATATAGAATTAAAAAGAATATTTGGTAAAGATTTtgttaaagaaaataaatttgttaaaaaaagtaaaattaaatatttgaaaaattggCTAGTTCAAGATTATAGTACAAAAACAATACAAGCACCATTAACTATGAAATATGTTGAAAACGAAtttaaaattgaaaaagaaaaattatatttagaAGCAGAAAATTTATTCTATTTATTATTAGATACACATGATATACAATCAATGAatgatttaataaaaaaatatccatTTCATATAGAtacaatattaatattagctgaatattataatgaaacaaataattatgaagTAGCTAATCAGTATATTAAAATggctttattattattacaaaacatttttcatatgaattttaatatagattatataaataataaccataaaatatatgttaatccACAACTATATGATAATAAAGTTTTATTTAAAAccttatatatgcatatgcaaTCTCTTGAATATGAAGGCTGTACTATAACATCGTTAGAAATTGCAAAACTGTTGTGTAAAATTGATTTATGCAATGATTTATGTGGTATACTTTTAAGAATTGATGGAATTATGCTAAAAGGAAATGTTTTTGAAtttttggtttttttttcattcaaTTTTATCCTTCAAAATATTCATTATGTTATGCCACTATCTAGAACTAATGAAATTATAtcagattttttttttaacgaaaatgatattaaaaatggcGAAAATTGTATTACGGAAAAATTAAACCCAAATGAGGAAATCTCtcataataatattcctACTACCAATCAAAGTACTAATGAAATATCAAAAACAcaagaaaatattttgaaaatggaATGCAAAGAAAACATTTCCTCATTAAAACGACAGGATGGAGATATTTttgatgatgaaaaaataatttatgaacAGTTCAGTCAAAATAATGATTTTACTAAAAAATTACCTGAACAAGATAGAAATAATGACAAATTGGATTATTTACAAAACacacacacaaaaaaaaaatatgattttcaaaattatgaaattagacttcattttattttaccaAATTTCGCCTTTTCTATACCATTATGTTtatatctaaaaaataacacTAATGTgaattataatgaaattaatgaaattaaaaaaaatgatatattatcttctttttcttaTGAAGaatgtaaatttttaatcccacattttaatataaattttaattgcTACTGgggtaataataatgttagCAACTTATgtgacaaaaaaaatatatcatattctTTATCATATTCTTCTCATCTATTCTTAATTAGggcattattattttacccCGATTTTGTTCAaatatttgtaaaatataataattttaatacatcaaaaattgttaaaaatactatatatgatatatccTTTAAGCATATATTGTCACATCCCCCATTTTCAGACAATACCTTATTTAGTAATAAAGAAGAGTATGAAATTGTACAAAAAATCATATTAGCTTAtctggaaaaaaataatatatattataaatctGAAAAAATGATTACCTGGGTACATGTTTGTAGTGCATTTATACACGAAATGTATAAGGACGAGTTGGGTAATTTTTcgttgtattttttatgaacactcataattttacaaaattgtacatttgttattatttttttatttatttcgcGTCAATCTGTCTGCCTTGTTCGCGTCAATCTGTCTGCCTTGTTCGCGTCAATCTGTCTGCCTCGTTCGCGTCAATCTGTCTGCCTCGTTCGcttcaatttttatatttttttttttttataacagtGGCCAAGGAGCTTGATGAAGCACGAAAGCAATGGCACAGAAGAATTCCACTTTTggacataaataaatataaaggaATACGAGTGAGCGAATTTAAATCcagaaattatttattaccCGATTTCATGATGGAAAAAACTGTATCACATCCAGCTCCTGTCCCCAACACAACATCACAATATTATGTTTCATTAGATAGCAATGTGCTTGTAGCTTTTTTTCAATGTTTACTTCCTTGGTATCAAGTAGATTATTATggttaaataattaaatatgttttattttttatgtttttactttgtgctttattttattttcaaaaaaaggtgaataaatatgtattgaAATTTTCGTggatataaattcataaGCTTACACATATCCcgaaaaatattaacacaaTTCCTTATAAATGTACAACGTtatttaactattttaactatttttttttatttttttatttttttattttttttattttacataattaGCTAATTTCTTCTTCATATCGACTTTATTTGCTTATTCCTTTTATCCTAATGCAGGCACGCATTCAAGGCCTGTGTATTTGGGGACAATATTGGAAACAGTGATAGAAGAAACTAAAcgttttttaaatatttaataatttgtttaattagtatgtatatatatataactcaATTGTAAAATTGTGCAATAATATAACACACCGATACACCTTCTTTAATTCTATATATGGCAtttgcatatgtatatatttatatggttGCACAATTATAGTGCAAAAATAATTAAgtgaattttttaataattcacAAATCGAAGATAATAAGTTTTTcgtagaaaataaaattaaacaaTATGATAATCCAAgattgtataaaaaaaaaaaaaaaaaataagcaagATGAAAACATCAAAATTAGAAAAGTATTCAAAAGTAAAATTGAGACTAGAACAAtacaaacaaattatataattcaataaaaatatataacggaaataaataataaaaaatgcacaCACATTTATAAGTGAAtctatttaatataaataattgaaGATTCCGATtgtcttatttttattatcttaaAAATTTGCCAGCATAGTATATATTCCAATGTAGTCTCACACaacatgataaaaatgatatatattaccaacttgtttatattataatatggtATCTCCATTTTACTTTTGTTTGCTGACTTGAAACAATAATTTAGATAAACAattcaaaatatatgaataaaaagaatacaaataaatatatatcctAAAATTTATCTTCATTCTTTACAATAGTAATCAAAAGCATCTTGATTGCTAAAACACCAATATAATTTTCCGTTATCTATTAAAggaatttttttaacaatatcACAACAAAAACAAGAATGTACCCCACTAAATTTAATTTGGCCCATTGGTGTATAAGATCGATAAGCACTTTCATCTAATAAatagataaataaaatgatccataatataattaaaatagaTGCAGATGTGATACGTACAATCCACTCTCTTGGTTTCATTTTACATGCTGGTCTTCCTTCATCATTTATTCTGTTCTTCATAATAGACATAATATTATGTAATGCATCTGTTTTATGTACTTTATTAgctatttgtttttttcgaTAATTTTctccttttatttttttttctctagCTTTTTCTTCAATTAGTTGTTTCGTTGCATTCGATAAAAACCATGAAAAAGGTGGAGATGTTAACATTCTTTCTCCTAATGTACATTTATCAGCTGATGATACTGTTGTGATTGTAGCAAATCCATAAAGTATTCCTCCTAAACATCCACCAATATGTGCATAATTATCTGTATACCCAAACATACCAATAAAAATACCAAATATAACGACTaatatcataaatataataacacaACATGGCCTAGGTATAGTTTTCCAATATTCTACATAATAAGCAAATAATGCTCCTATTAATCCATATAATGAACCTGATGATCCAATTGTAACTCCGCATGGGTCACACACAGCCGATAATAAATTTCCTGTTATTccagaaataaaaaataaaaataatgttctTAGAAACCCCCAATCTGGTTCAATCATCCATAATATTTGAATTTGacatataacattaaatattatatgcattaaaCCACCATGTAAATACATAGACCAAAATAAACGATATATTTCTCCATAATTTctaatataatttgtatttaaCCCTCCTAATTGATTATATACACGATTATTTATTGAATCCCATGTAGCATATCCTCTACCATCTGGATTATCTTctactttattttttggcCATCCATCATCAGATGTTTGTGTTCCTATAAAATGTCTATCTAAAGCTGATTCTTCTAAATTATATTCACATGCACCATATcctaaaaatacaaaaaacgGCTCTCTATCTGATTCTAAATGCTCTGTATATATTGGGTATAAAACTTTAGATATACATCTACCATtaaatgtattataattaaatatcatttcagaaaaaaatacccaaaataaaattgctGTAGTTGATATACATACTACTAATCTTCCAACTAATGGATTATTATTTAATCTCGGAtcttttacttttttttttgcatttacATTTTTCCTTCTATATTTCCCAAGTATAGGTGAAGAAAACGGGTTCAAAGGGGCTCTCCTTCCAACAGCTCCAGATGGCAATGTATGCAATTCATTTTCGTCATTAATTAATATTCTTATTTCATCTAATCGATCTTTGTccatttttaattcttttccATATCCAGTACTAtcaacattattattttttgcatcATTTTTTACACCATTTTTTACATCATTTTTTACATCATTTTTTACACCATTTTTTACATCATTTTTTACATCATTTTTTGGGTCATTTTTTGGGACACTTTTTGGGTCACTTTTTGGGACACTTTTTGGGTCATTTTTTACATCATTTTTCGTGTCCTTTTTTGGGCCACTTTTTGGGTCACTTTTCGCACTAGTTTTACCCGTGTTAGTGGGCGGTTTTTTTGGAACGCCTACAATTCCTTTTTCAACAAGATTTGGATTTCCTGGAGCTTCCTTTTTCAAAGCATTACTATTTTTAGGATCTCCAGGTATATTAGCTTTTTTTACTTGGTTTCCTTTGTTTATCCATGGAGGTGATTTGACACCCTTTTTGGCTGTATCATCTACTAACTCATGTAAAGCTTCATTCTTTTTACTATTAACTATAGCCTTTTTCGATTTATTTGTTTCCATGTGAACATTCAAGAGAGTTGGGGCATTATATCATAAGCGCAAATATATGTTTGCGTTTGGAACTTTACACTCTTAATATGTGTAAAAGTAGTtgtatacacacatatatgtaaacttttttttattattaatatattcacTTTACCTAATCTACcttaatttttattaccaAAATTGTACGTATATTTGAACCCTCATTCCACTTTTGTGATATATCagaaagtaaaaaaaaaaaaaaaaaaaaaatatgtatatatatatatatatatatatatatatatttacatatacatatttacatatacatacacaAGATAAAAATTagccaaaataaatatgttcagaatgaaaattgtaaaataacaataataatattccgAATTATGCTAACAATAAATTACTTAAAAGTGTGTAAATGTTAGATCTAAATGATTGACAGGAATGAGGCAACAAAATggggatatatatatatatatataaggaaaataaggaaaaaaaaaaatattaaatatattatattgcacaaaaaaacaaagacGAACTGTAATTATGTACACTCTCTAGtgaatacataaaaaaatgaattattcCTTAATAAGTATGATACAGAATTAAGAGTATGCATTTTtggaaaatttattttaattatttttttgttattatttgcatttttataaatattaaagatcgattttcaaaaaaaattacaaaaaaatatgtgcacattacacatatatatatatacaagtGTTACTTAACAAGTTTATAAATTGACTTAAATAATAGGTAACATATTATTGTACGTAAAAATtgagtatatttttttgcaattattatataaataaataagtgtaaatatataagtgtaaatatataaataaacaaataaataaatgtaataatatacaaCACTTTATATTGTTACCATTGCTATATATgcaaaacataaaaattatacttaaaaaaaaataagaccAAACATAAGATTATAATGgtgatttttatttttacaaaatataagGTTTTTAGACTTTTCCTTAAGTAGCGTTTGTGTGTGTGcgtaaatatttacatatatgtatatatttactt belongs to Plasmodium yoelii strain 17X genome assembly, chromosome: 11 and includes:
- a CDS encoding GTPase-activating protein, putative; this translates as MNKYEAIKNRIIHNIHKKVTKGKKHGNTFAHNTSNNTCNINDGTFIDLRENYSSNEDKQSENEKDNDDKNIKTCNIENEESNEDNQYLTYYNDGYLRNFLKTAIVSPCLNIILGTNFISFLNEKERNRVSMTCKLLFFEVHSINNLKQLYKNKFIKNIQRKFIWKAILLAENIYMNENQYNEYQKKKSCYDNIIEKDINRTFPNNPYFINRKEDMQNKLSNILKICSLYFKDIGYCQGMNYVAAILLLVFQNNLDAIRCFIALLKGFNLKGMFIYKFPQLKKIIYQLNILIKAYMPKLFYYFKRKKIKIDFFCINWFMTLFSQDLSFENTLKLWDMFFLFGIKILIKFSLAILYHHQQKILTMSYDQALIFLKSITKLPFTNYLFEEQNFFKYLNKFKVTNRMLRHIILFKKNNEKVEICVDKKNIGKVKWSFLLKQNSKQLKNKNFNNNTHIKKISFFDKLIDNIVYKASSIMVPRNPPNLIYNDQQNRQYKHASLGANVYTDNFKIPDINYENKFPEHTYSNEILASNNNCLGINFNTNLFCGTTQKPKNEQVNHDDKREYIVSDQQSLMESNMYFDLNLTK
- a CDS encoding transcription factor 25, putative — translated: MSSRLLKKFLKEQNRDEINKINQSVETESLPLKPGPKKKKQIFKYLEESQSDENTSESTTQVEGDEKTILFSKNAQNQNKQKKGGLSKKDTEQHTKQETEENKKKKNKKKKKKKNKDDELEELLNKIGEEQYEKQKQERNIKNPKHPSNSNSNINSGEFAKENHELREEVKLWACTHEKYKYCLKLEKNNFDVNIELKRIFGKDFVKENKFVKKSKIKYLKNWLVQDYSTKTIQAPLTMKYVENEFKIEKEKLYLEAENLFYLLLDTHDIQSMNDLIKKYPFHIDTILILAEYYNETNNYEVANQYIKMALLLLQNIFHMNFNIDYINNNHKIYVNPQLYDNKVLFKTLYMHMQSLEYEGCTITSLEIAKLLCKIDLCNDLCGILLRIDGIMLKGNVFEFLVFFSFNFILQNIHYVMPLSRTNEIISDFFFNENDIKNGENCITEKLNPNEEISHNNIPTTNQSTNEISKTQENILKMECKENISSLKRQDGDIFDDEKIIYEQFSQNNDFTKKLPEQDRNNDKLDYLQNTHTKKKYDFQNYEIRLHFILPNFAFSIPLCLYLKNNTNVNYNEINEIKKNDILSSFSYEECKFLIPHFNINFNCYWGNNNVSNLCDKKNISYSLSYSSHLFLIRALLFYPDFVQIFVKYNNFNTSKIVKNTIYDISFKHILSHPPFSDNTLFSNKEEYEIVQKIILAYLEKNNIYYKSEKMITWVHVCSAFIHEMYKDELVAKELDEARKQWHRRIPLLDINKYKGIRVSEFKSRNYLLPDFMMEKTVSHPAPVPNTTSQYYVSLDSNVLVAFFQCLLPWYQVDYYGTHSRPVYLGTILETVIEETKRFLNI